In Deinococcus psychrotolerans, a genomic segment contains:
- a CDS encoding N-acetylmuramoyl-L-alanine amidase — MTLFSSAHAAAPEIVVAYPPANSNVPYDHVIFEGHVSPSASLSVNGRALNVGADGLFMEWLPLSAGKNALKLVSTLGSQSRAVMFNVTFSPPRALSARPTAIKAGTLSPAQPLTLYTRVPLEGRSLAVGFQGSPGGKASVTVSGWGTFRLTEQAASARPPRAAGWYQTTLTLPENLALSAAAIKVSLTGTDGKTVTATASGKVTSNPSGAARVAEVSAADVGLGVNPSTSAFATGPEATDLLFPKQGQRLSVLGNLGEDYLVQGPGGLATALKSVLTLLPIGTPPPQAAAGTPQLLDLPDEWQIRLPIAQRTPLSLEETSVGSNAGLTLTLASASLPAGRLAAANAPELSWMPSGSALQLSVRLPQVQNWGYFVSYQQGALILHLRKAPSLDVAQPLKGRVILIDPGHGGSELGGAGSLGEPEKNITLPIAARVADLLRAQGADARLTRDRDVRVALYDRPLLAETLKADLLISIHANALPDGVDPRQRRGLELYSFHPMTWGLASALLRSIPRSAPQLRTSALPPLSVPGLRVSSLALTRPTSQRSLLIEMAYLTQADDLRLLMSGAGREALAQGIAQGIADDYAQQAQYQIQRQSAQPTPTAPQPFPELTPLPRAPQPDAPLVPLPAPSLPATPIPVLPPPPISEP, encoded by the coding sequence TTGACCCTCTTTTCCAGTGCTCACGCCGCCGCGCCTGAAATCGTGGTGGCGTATCCACCGGCCAACTCGAATGTGCCGTATGACCACGTGATTTTTGAAGGTCACGTCAGCCCCAGCGCCAGCTTGAGCGTCAATGGGCGGGCGCTGAATGTCGGCGCAGACGGCCTATTCATGGAATGGCTGCCGCTGAGCGCCGGCAAGAACGCCCTCAAATTGGTCAGCACACTCGGCAGCCAAAGCCGCGCCGTGATGTTCAATGTCACATTCAGCCCGCCCCGCGCCCTGAGTGCCAGACCGACCGCCATCAAAGCCGGCACGCTCAGCCCCGCTCAGCCGCTGACGCTGTATACCCGCGTGCCGCTTGAAGGGCGCAGCTTGGCGGTGGGCTTTCAGGGCTCGCCGGGCGGCAAAGCCAGCGTGACCGTGAGTGGCTGGGGGACTTTTCGCCTCACCGAGCAAGCCGCCAGCGCCCGCCCACCCAGAGCCGCCGGCTGGTATCAGACCACCTTGACTTTGCCGGAAAACTTGGCGCTCAGCGCTGCCGCAATCAAAGTGAGCTTGACCGGCACAGACGGCAAAACCGTGACGGCCACCGCCAGTGGCAAAGTGACCTCCAACCCCAGCGGCGCGGCGCGGGTGGCCGAAGTGAGCGCGGCGGACGTCGGCCTGGGCGTCAATCCCAGCACCAGCGCTTTTGCCACCGGCCCTGAGGCCACCGATCTACTGTTTCCCAAGCAGGGCCAGCGGCTGAGTGTTCTGGGCAATTTGGGTGAAGACTACCTGGTGCAGGGGCCGGGCGGCCTGGCCACCGCGCTCAAATCGGTCTTGACGCTGTTGCCCATCGGCACGCCGCCGCCGCAAGCCGCCGCAGGCACGCCGCAACTGCTCGATTTGCCGGATGAGTGGCAAATTCGGCTACCGATTGCCCAGCGCACGCCCCTGAGCCTGGAGGAAACTTCGGTTGGCTCCAACGCGGGCCTGACCCTGACGCTCGCCAGCGCCAGCTTGCCTGCTGGAAGGCTCGCCGCCGCCAACGCGCCGGAACTGAGTTGGATGCCGAGCGGTTCAGCACTGCAACTGAGCGTCAGGCTGCCGCAAGTTCAAAATTGGGGCTACTTTGTCAGCTATCAGCAAGGCGCACTGATCTTGCACCTGCGCAAAGCGCCCAGCCTCGATGTTGCCCAGCCGCTCAAAGGCCGAGTGATTTTGATCGACCCCGGACACGGCGGCTCGGAACTCGGCGGCGCGGGCAGCTTGGGTGAGCCGGAAAAAAACATCACACTGCCGATTGCGGCGCGGGTGGCAGACCTGCTGCGGGCGCAGGGAGCCGACGCCCGGTTGACCCGTGACCGTGACGTGCGGGTGGCGCTGTATGACCGCCCGCTGCTAGCCGAAACCCTCAAGGCCGATTTGCTGATCAGCATTCACGCCAACGCCCTACCAGACGGCGTTGATCCTCGGCAGCGGCGCGGCCTGGAACTCTACAGTTTTCACCCGATGACCTGGGGGCTGGCCAGCGCTTTGCTGCGGAGTATCCCGCGCTCCGCGCCACAACTGCGCACCAGCGCTCTGCCGCCGCTGAGCGTGCCGGGCCTGCGGGTCAGCAGTTTGGCCCTGACCCGCCCGACTTCGCAGCGCAGTTTGCTGATCGAAATGGCTTACCTAACCCAAGCGGATGATTTGAGGCTGCTGATGAGCGGTGCGGGCCGCGAGGCTTTGGCGCAGGGCATCGCGCAGGGCATTGCCGACGATTACGCGCAGCAAGCCCAGTATCAAATTCAGCGCCAGAGCGCTCAGCCCACGCCCACCGCTCCCCAGCCGTTTCCCGAACTGACACCGTTGCCCCGTGCGCCGCAGCCGGACGCGCCGCTGGTGCCGTTGCCCGCGCCCAGCCTTCCAGCGACGCCCATTCCGGTTTTGCCTCCCCCGCCCATCTCAGAGCCTTAA